The genomic stretch CTTGTCCTATATCAGTGCTCACACCAAATTTACCTATTCATCTTGCTAAGGAACTATTGTTGGTTGTCATAAAAAAAGGAACTATTGTTGGTATGTTATTGTAAAGAGACTTAATTTActtgcaataacattcttgCTAAGCACAAGATTGAAGTTTTGTTGCATATTTGCTAGATCTGAATGCATTTATCTATACTGCTGAAGAAGCCCTGCTGTATTTATTGTTGGTTTTCCTCGAGGTGTAGTGCCATGTCTTTCCAATTCCAATATTTCTGCTTCTAACTTACAAGAATATTAGGGCAAAATTTGTACTCTATTGTGGTCTCTGTCACTCGACTTCCCCCACTTTTTGACCCACTACATCTCCTACTATTGTTTGTCTTTAATCTTTTTGCATACAATTTTTCAGAAATAGTCTTCCACTTACTCCTCTAAacttaagtatttatttaagaactatttgagaaatatgcTTACTTCACAAGCATGTCGCCCTTTCTAGTAGTAATGGTATCTTCCATTTGTTTTTTTGTCCTCCAGGTTATTCCATGGGGTGACTTGGACTCATTAGCTATGCTTCAAAGGCAATTGGATGTAGACATACTTGTGACTGGACACACCCATCAGTTCACAGCTTACAAACATGAAGCAGGGGTTGTTATAAATCCAGGATCTGCTACTGGTGCCTACAGTAGCATCACATATGATGTCAACCCTAGCTTTGTTCTCATGGACATTGATGCCCTGCGTGTTGTGGTCTATGTTTATGAACTCATTGATGGAGAAGTCAAAGTTGACAAGATTGATTTCAAGAAGACAACAACACAGAGTGCTAATTGAATACAAGAACTTGTAATTCAGCTGATTTTACTGGAATCCCAAGAGTCGATAAGACATTATATTcctttgttttgcttgtttttaAGGCTTTTTCtactaactttttttctttattttcctgTTGCTTCTGATAATTGAGTTATGTTCAGTTACTTTAGTAAGTATGCATTGAAAATTCAGTTGGTTGATTGGAATGAATCTTctgtaaggaaaaaaaaaacttggacAAAGTCTTCGTTGATTATTGTGCTCCTAAAATTGCCTTTTCTTTAAAGTCAAATATTGTGCGTTGATAGACTGATTGTGGCTTTTGCAACAATAGCCAAGTAGAAAATATGTGTGTTAAAATCTCTTCTGATGTAAGCATGAATAAATTTGTCTGTCTTGTATTCGAATTCAGGTGGGGAAGTCACTAAAGGGGCATAAAGCATTCCTTACTGAAAGGTTCTCTATATATCGACCCCGGACTCTAAATTTCTCGTTAGAAGTGAAGggatttattataattttaccaCATCCCTTGGTGGTTGTGTTGAAATAAGCAGCTGCAATATTAATGCCTTGAAGAGGCTCCGTTCTCTGCAT from Solanum stenotomum isolate F172 unplaced genomic scaffold, ASM1918654v1 scaffold25677, whole genome shotgun sequence encodes the following:
- the LOC125851435 gene encoding vacuolar protein sorting-associated protein 29-like, which codes for MVSSICFFVLQVIPWGDLDSLAMLQRQLDVDILVTGHTHQFTAYKHEAGVVINPGSATGAYSSITYDVNPSFVLMDIDALRVVVYVYELIDGEVKVDKIDFKKTTTQSAN